The genomic region gggtcccaacctgggccCAAGTCCAACCACCCACATCCCAGACTTCCAAGTGCCTCCCAAAATAAGGCTGTTCTAGCCCTTTGCTCATGGTGtaatgtgggaaaacttgactgtccagaggacaaagaaagtcagccaGCGGGATTGTGGAATATGATTGGCCGGCTTCCAGCGCATGAGTCCAGTGCGGCTGCGTCTTCACTGCAAAGCAATGGGAATTGAACCCTAGGTCCTGGCTTGACTAATGCTCGGACCCTCCAcgggtggggggtcccaggacCCTGATCTGAGACCTGGGTTAGtgagatttgtgtgtagacagaagggggTCGGgtttgagcctgagtttgaaccctggccttacattgcagtgtagacacacccaatgACTCTCTGACCAGCTGGTTTTGAGAAAACCTCCATCCTTTGGTTTTGCCCAAAGCTGAACATCAGGCAGGGTTTGCTGAAAAGTACCACAGACCAGGCCCATTATTTAGAAACACAGGTGAAATTCAGGGGCTTCAATCCCAAAGCTCAATCAGGGGGAGGGGACCTGGCCTCCTGACACATATGCCACAGAGCCCGGCAGAGCTAAAGGGTCACCAGACCTccacatcaggcctgacacagACACTGCTTAGGCTGTATTTCATGCTCTCAGATAAGACGGGGTACCTGACACTTTGTGATGGATGCTAGGAAACATTTTCAATCTGTGAGGGTGATTAGGCCTTAGGAGAGACAATAAAGGAGGTGGCTGAAGCAGCAACGCCGGGAGAGATGGTGATGATAACAATATAAAGATAATTCTTTGCCTTTCTATAGTGACATCCATTTGAGGATCTCAAGGCAACTTCCAAACACCAGGGAGTTTAGTCTCACAGTTGCCCTGCTCAGTATCTCCAGACCCATTCAACAGATAAAGcaagtgaggcacagagcaggaagtgACTCACTCAGTGTCACCCGGTGTGTCAATGGCAGAGCAGAGGACAGAGGACAGGCCTCCTGATGCCTAGTCCTGGGCTTTAGCCGCAAGCCCACAGCTCCTCTCCGAACGAGTACAAACATGAGTAGGAATGATGGAGGGAAGTGCCCTGCATAATGCAGTAACCTAAGGGTCCTTTCCAAGCCAGCTTTCTTGGATTCTAAGGTGGTTCCCCTGTACATATGTCATGGTTAAATGGTTCTCTTTCATTTTTCAGGGAATGAGTCACTCTTTCCTGCTCTGGGCCATAGCCTAATGACATAAGTTGTTGCACCATTTCTTTTTTCCCTCACTTAGGTGTGGGACGAGAGACTAGCCAAGTCTGCTGAAGCCTGGGCCGTACAGTGCATATGGGACCATGGGCCGCCACAGCTGATGAGATACATTGGTCAGAACCTCTCCATTCACTCTGGCCGGTAAGTGATCCACAGCCGTGCTCTGATCATGCATGTTGCATCAAATGAGGTCAAAGTCCTCATTCTCTGCAGACACAGAAGGAACTGGGGAGTCTCGTTAGAACCCTGCCTAGAACAAAATTTGATCTATTTCTATGGACATCATTATTAGCAGCTTTGTTATTTAGGACCCGGTTGTCACCCCTAATTCACACTCAGTAGCACCTTGCTCCACTGAGAGCTAAATGAAAGAAAGCAGCAGGGGGAGTGAGGTGCAGTTCCAAGGGAGCAAGGGACAAGCCCAGGACAGACAAAACGAGTCTGGGCCAAGTTCACTGTTGCTCTCAGGAGGTGCAGCTGAATCCATGAATCTGAGTCTGAGTCACAGCCTAGAGAAAACGCTCCACCTTTGTTTGGGGAGGAGTGTGACTTACCACAGAATGGAATCTGAAGGGCACGTCTCAGCTTGATCTGCAGACCTTGAGCCACTCAGCTGTCGGTAGCAGAAAGAGTCCATTGATATTCAGAGAAACCCACTGGACCAGAGCCATGTTCCTGTTGGCGTTAGTGAAGAGATTTGTATTTAGAGCCTCTGCAGGATGCAActggagcaggggatgggccGTGAAGGAGAAAAGCTCTggttcaaaaacaaaacactttgggTAAATTAACGAATGTGGCAAGAAATGGAGATGAAAGCATCCGGAGATAAATGAGTCGATGTGTGAGTTGGATCAGTTGAGAAGTTTTCTCCTTGCTGGTTAAagtccccccttttttttgcacTGACAACACGCAGCGGGGTTTAATGGGAGTAAGGAGTGATTTAATGCAGCCagagagggccagatttttagagtCACTGTTGTACATGCCCCTGGCATGCACGCACACAGCTCACAATGCAGGAGAGCAAAATTATGCTGCCCCAGAGTCCTTAGCACCTGGAGAGACCCGGGGGAACTTGCACTCACATTTCAAACCCCTGTCCCTCTTGCTCTGTTCCCCATTTCACTCACTATGAGCACAAAggggcctcctcctcctccactctctGATGTCGCCTCCCAGCCCCTTGGGAACTCAGTTCCATTCTTGGTCCTTGAGGGAGCAAGGCGAGCACCTGCTCACATGGCTCCAACACAGCTAAGGCTAAGCACCTCTCTAGCAAACATACATGAGTGCACCTAGGGGCAAGTCTCTGACAGGCCTGCCCTGGCAGGTCTCCTTGGGGTTTGCTTCCTTGGCCTGGGTAGCGTGGAGGAATAACAGGGGATAACATGTGTGATCTTCCACAGGTACCGGTCAGTTGTGGATCTTGTGAAATCTTGGTATTATGAGAAACAGCATTACTCCTTCCCCTACCCTCGTGAATGCaaccccagctgcccctccaaaTGCAGTGGTTCTGTCTGCAGCCATTACACCCAGGTACGAAGCCAGAGTCATGTGGGGCAGAGTAGTGGTATTACTAAGTATGCTGACATGCCCAAACGAGGAGCTAGATGGTAATGTACCAGGATCAGATTGCTTTCCATTGCACTGTGGGAGGTCTGGGCAATCCTCTTTTGTGTTGGCGGGATAGAATGCCCTGCAACTCTGTGTTTGTACGGCGCctgacacaatggggtcctggcccacaACGAGGACTCCTAGCCGCTACAATTTAGCAAAAAATCCCGGCAGACTTCCTGGGAAGCCAGTCCTTTTGACTGAACAAGGTTTGTGTTTTGTGGCAGAGGATGAGAGGCCTGGGGAAGGCAGGTTCAGACATTGCTGAGCCTTCTGTAACACATCTGGACGGGGACTCAGTGGGCATCAGTGGCATtatcctgctgctgcagcttcttaGAGCAATGAGCCATATCACCTAAAGACACCAGCAGAGCCCCTTGATCTGTCCCTTgccagggctgtcagtctggcCCCCTTTGCTAGCGCTACATTCATTGCAAACAAGCACATTAAAAAAGCACCGTCTAAACACCAGCTCTTTTCCTAGCAGCAGTGCCTGCATTTTCCACTGCTCCGTCTGCCGGCCGGGGAGATGTTGTCTGTCGCGGCTGAGCTAGCTGGGTGGAAGGAGGAGGACCAACTCCGGGAGGCTGTCTGGTTTAAATCATAAAGACAAGGCCAAAGGAAGGCAGGAGTTAGCATTCCTGACAGGCTGCCTGCCCTCAGCAGTATTGTCCTGGGATACCTTGCAGAGCATTTGCCAGCATGAGAGGCAGCTATTCACGGCGTTGTACGCCCAGCACTGCTGCCCTGTGACACACACATTGCTTTGAGGTGGATCGGTTTGTTTACATCAAAGAGCTGTGGCTGTATCTGCAGAGAGGTTTCTCGCCACGTTCTGGAGCACAGACAGGAGATTTTGGCCAATGGGCTGGAATGCTCCTTTTTGATTTGGCCTCAGCTTCCCCTCTTTACACCAGTAGCACCTCGAAGTCTccaaaagggggcggggggaagccccTTCCTGCCTTGCTGATCATGAATCAGCTCCTTCACAACAGAGTGGCTATTTAGTGTGCAGAAATGTCTGGCTGCTCATGAAATACGGCTCCCTCATCCCCCAGAGCACATCCAGGAGGAGCGCCGCCAGCACAAGGTGGAAAATGTTCCTTTACTTCCATGGTTTGTGGCAAAGCATTTCTACTCTTTAATTAACAGTGCGCTGTATGGCTCCACtgctcttctcagtctgcttgGCCCCTGGCAATCCCCAGGCCAGTATTTCCATGGGTGTCTGCCACTTACATAGACTTTTCATCCCTTTTCCTCCTGACTTGTCTGAGAGCTTGAATATGGCTCAGTCCCCGTGCAGCTGTTGTTATTGTTGTGACTTAAGCACCGTCTGGATAGTGGCTTTAGGGAATCTGGGAGTGAACTCGAAAAATAACAACTGCTTTTTATGAAGAGTTCAATTCAATGACCTGAGCAAGTTGGATGGTTTTCCTAGTTCTGATCAGTGTGTGAAGACGTCCATGCACCAGGCTCTCCCAACGGGATGCATATTCAAAAGGGCTGAGGCTGTACCCCTTTTTTGTGGGTACAATCCTGCAGTGTGGGCATTGCCAAGTCCTTGCTCTTCTGTTTGATGTGTACCTGTAATTAGGGAAGCAAATACTCAGATTTGAGCAGCTCATTTCAACCTAAGGTGTGACAAGGCAGGTGTCAATATTGCAGGCATGAATTGTGCCCACAGAAGGGAAGTCATTTGGCTGGAAAACTGGCCTTACAACCATTTGGCTGGAAAATTGTGCCTTACAAAGCACAAGGCAGACGCAGCAGTAGGCATCCACCAAGACAATCAAGTGGGGGTGTTTTTATTCTCTGTAGAATAAACAGAGGTCCATTTGCCTCTGCTTGGCAGGCTCCATGGTTCTCCACCTCTGATGCTTCTGCTTTGGTGTAGGCCGCACAATCCTGATAGCTTCTGTTTGACTGTCTCTGATGCAGATGGTGTGGGCCTCCTCCAACAGAATTGGCTGTGCCATCAACACCTGCACCAACATGAACGTGTGGGGCACCACGTGGCGGCAGGCGGTGTATTTAGTGTGCAACTATGCCATCAAGTAAGTGAGCTAAGGAAAGGTTCTCCCTGACCACAGGCAACTTCAGAGAGAGGATGGGAGTTGGGGGTTAGTGAGCGCTGCCTCCCCTCTCCCAACACACCTGCCTGATTTTGCCGTTCACATAACGAACTTGCCCTGTGGATCAGGTTCCATCTCAACCTGCTCTTGGTTTGCCTGAGGGACCCCTGCAGGAGGGGAGGCAAAATGGGAGCTGGGAATTCTCTCAGCCTTACCGGTGTGCTCACAAACACAGTGCCCCACTGTGTGTTGAGCATCCTGGCTCGGCAGCAAATGAGttgccccagcccagccaggagatAGTGTAACCCACACCCTTATTGCTCTCAGCCTTTGCTCAGTCTGGGCTCTCCTCTGGTGCCTGGATTAGCCCTAGAGAGTGTTTTCTTTTGCCTCAAAGGGGCTTAGGAAATACATTCATACAGAGTCCCTCTGGGGAAAGCCAGAGCTGCAAGCACTGACCATGATGCAAAACATTCTTGCTAATCAGCCTCAGGTAACTTTTTCCCAATGCAGCTGTGACTccctgggcaccagcagggctggacaTGAGCCATCCTACACTGGTATGCTGCTGGGACAGTGGAGGTACCTTAGCAATTTGAGCGTGAGTTAGACTCAGTGTGTGTCCAGCTTCACCTTAGCCCAATGATCCAGAGTTGAAACTCCTTCACCCCCCCATGTCAGTAAACAGATGCACACTCACACTGTTGCATGCACGCACGTGCAAACAGACCCAGAGACACACTGACCAGATTGCACGTGCACAGGGCATTGTGATGCTTGTTTAGGACTCTATTACAGAGAGAGCCAAGACAGTGCAACATTCTGGCTTTATTCCTTCCTCCATGTGTATTGTCCTCTCCCATCAAGCACTCCCTGAAAATGGAGTTACCCTCCAGACAAACGTTCGATCAGACTGTAGCGCCCCCAACTGGGAAGTTATCTATCATAACAAGTGCTATTTGCAGTCACTGGTTTTATCACATGCATCGCTAGCTGAACAGACTTCCTGGCTGCTCACTGGGGATACAGAGCCCAGGATTCTTCTGCTTCAAAAGTACAAACCTCTCCCATTTTGAGGTAAAGAAATCTCCCTGGGCTGCAATGgtattacagttcattgcacctgCAGTCTACAGCACTAGAGGGCAACATGGTCAGACACTGTTGAACAGATGTGATTTTATCCAGTAGGGGGCAGTGGGGCCTGTGTGcacgcatgcgcgcacacacacacacacacacgttctctGAGCACAAACAAGCACAATCCAAAGAGTGCTGCGACTCCCATGCCATGCCTTCCTTTCCAGGGGCAACTGGATAGGAGAAGCTCCTTACAAGGTGGGGAGACCGTGCTCGGCCTGCCCACCCAGTTACGGTGGCGTCTGCAGCAACAACATGTGCTTCACAGGACTCAAATCCAACAAAGTGAGCTGGTTCTGAGGCTCCGCGAGCTCTTCCCGGCGGCTGGAGAAGCGGAGCTGCAGCTGGCGACAGAAGAGCGTGGGAAATGCCGTGTACAATGTTGTGTAAACTAGGAGAATTATTTATAACAGTGACATTCCAGGCTGCTTCCCCTGAACCCCTCAGCTGCATTTAGGAAGCTTTAGTCAGTAACGGCTCTGAAGAGCTGGCAGTATCTTTCCCTATGGTTATTCTATTCTATCCCGGCTGTAGCCCATTCCCCTAATGCTGTGTAGGGAATGGCTGTGCTGTCACTTTGTCTCTGTGCTACACAGCTCCCGAGGGAGCGCGTGGGGTGGTGTTCCTCTGAGGGCAGTAGGTGCGGGTAGGTTCCCAGGGTAGCAGTCATAGTGGGATGTCTGTCCTTTTCCCAGCTCAGtggtgcccccttcccccagctcacaAGTAAGACGGATGATTGTTGTAAATAATGCTCAGGCTTTCCTCTGAGCGTCCCCCATAACTGAGGGTCCAGGGAAGAGCTGGGACTCGGGGCTGAGCAAGCAGTGGGGAGGACACTGCACACCCACGGCCTCCCTTGTCAGTGGCTCCACATTCATTCCCCCTGCCAACAATAAGCCTCTTTGTCAGAACTTTACAATAAAAGTCTTGGGCCCAAGGTGTTTGTGCCTGTCTCTGCTGCTGGGCCGTCACCAGAGAACGCGCCCTTGTAACACAGAGCAAACCCCCTAGGCTTCGTTTTCCTCTTTGGAGCGAGACGCCATTTATCGTAGCACAGATGGTGCTGGCAGCCCTGGCAGAGATACAGCTGTTCTTCCatgaggggagggctgggggggccaggggcagagtaTGTCCAGCCACACACATGCGGGGAAGCCAGCCACAAACCTGCAGCTGGGGCATTTCCTTTTGCTAACCCCCACCAGCTCTATTGCCAAAGGTGGCTGTTGCAGCTCCCATGTGGAAATGCTTGCGTAATTTGCTCTaccttgtgggggaaggggggtatTGCAGTGAGGTCAAATCACCAGTGCATCAAAAGTGAGATTCTTTCCTGAAGTCTCTCATTGGGCTACTACAGCTAGATGGGGGAGAGGATAAGGGGCTGCTTTGCTGGGAAGAGAGCCCAGGAAGTCCACACAGAGTAGGCATAGTTTCTTGCCAGTTGGCatacctccctctgccctgcccatgAATTTATCTGACCCAAAGGCCCAAATGCGTGAATTGGCCAGTTTGCCCATTTGGTTGGGTCAGGCAGGCATAGGCACCGATGCTGTGGGttctccggggctggagcacctatggggaaaaattagtgggcgctctgcacccactggcatcCAAGCTCCTTTTACCCcgtcccacctcctcctcctcctcctcctccccctcccctgagcacgccatgtccccgctcctccgcctacctcccagcgtttCCCGCCTGGCCGCCACCAAACATCTGTTTGGCAGCGTTAGCATGCtccgggagggaggaggaggagcagaaacgtggcgcgctcaggggaagaggcgggactgGGGCGCGGATTTGGGGAAGGAATTGGAGTGGGGATGGAAAGGGGCGGGGAAAGGGCagagcctcatggaaggggtggagtggggggcaggagcaggggggggcgTCAAGCATccacgggaaagaggggaagtcggcacctaGGGAGGTTTCCTTGGTCTTCAGGTGGGACTCAAGCacagcagcagggggtgctgggagcggctgcaagcactttgggggacaggattggaattcaaaacGACCGTGACAAATCGGAGAATTGGTcggaaatcaacaagatgaaatttaataaagacaagtgcaaagtgctgcAGTTAGGAAGGAAACATCAACTGCACAACTACGAACTGGGGGACAACTGGGCAGgtggcagcactgctgagaaggagctgggggttacagtggatcacatactgaatatgagccaactctgtgctgctgtagctgAAAAGGCGAATACCATTCTGGGGGTGTATTAATAGGCGTGCCGTATGTAAGacctgggaggtaattgtccctctcTACTCGGCAGTGGTGAGATCTCAGCTGGAgcgctgtgtccagttctgagtgccgcactttaggaaagatacggacaaattggagagagtccatagGAGAGCAACGAAAGtgataaaaaggtttaaaaaacctgacctttgaggaaaggttaaaaaaactgggtatgtttagtcttgagggcGTACTTAGACTGAGTGGGGACTTGATAAcaatcttcagatatgttaagggctgttataaagaggacagtgatcaattgttctctgtggctgctgaaggtaggacaagaagtaatctgcagcaagggaggtttaggttaggtattaggaaaaactttctaactagtcAGGTtatttaagctctggaacaggcttccaagggaggttgtcgaatccccatcactggaagtttttaagaacagggtggACAAActcctatcagggatggtctaggcttacttggtcctgcctcagcacaggaggctggacttgctgatttctcaaggtcccttccagccctgcatttctgtgattctgtgggtgggggtgaggttAGCTGGAATAGTTCCCTTGACCCGGGACAAAGAATGGGCTCAAACATCTGAGATCTGGACACACGGAGGTGTGCTGTGCAGCATGGAGGACACAGCAGGGCAATGGTAGGAGGGAATCCAGTGGCACATTGCATGAACCCCCTGGCTTATCCACCTGGCAATGTGAGGGCAAATCCTAGGTCATCAGTGACATGAGTGTGGTGGGTCTCAGCCAGCTCAGATCAAGACCTCTCCTCTGCGAAGACACACCGCTGGTGGTGAGTGACTCTCCTCGAGTTGCTGCACAACTACTTCAGGCCTAAGGAAAAGTGTCTGGGCAGTGGCCACTGAAGGGCAGATAACGCTGATTCCCCCTGCTAAGCAGCAAACAAAGGGCAGTGCCTCTCTTATCTGCACTGACAATGGGAGGGTTCAGCCCAGCATTCAGTCTGGCTTACTCAGGAGGCTGTGGGGAAACCCTCCTATCTCAGCTCTCTGGTGAAAGACAGACAAGCCAGAAAGGAGCAGAGCATCTggttttcccctctctccactgGACAGGGGAAGCCCAGCAGGAGCATTTTGggccaccagcccccactcctgtccccctccccatgctgccaTCCTGAAGAAAGGGAAGGGGGACAATAATGCAAAGCAAAGAAGGTAAAAGAACTCGGAGTCGTTGTATCGACCCCGTCCCCCTAAACTGCAGCCCCACATCCTCCATATCACACCCCTAACCCCATATTGTGGGGGCGTGCACATCACACAGCCCAGCCCCAAGCTGCTGGAGATGCTCTATgccagccctgcccagagggtCTGGGTAGAATCCTCTCTCCCAATAGATGGAGCCACTTCACATCACCCACCCCTGCCTGCACCGGCCTCCACATGACAcacatccctgccccaaacagggCCCATCAGTATCAGACACTCCTGCCTCAAACTCAGAGGCCCCTCTATCCTGCCCCCACCTCAGACACACCATCCCCCAAACTGGCGGTGTCTGCCCCTCTCCCACACCTTGCCCTAGGCTGCTCAGCCCCTTCTGTCATTCCCCTCCCAATGAGCTGGCGCTGGATGTGACTATGCTCAGAAAGTGAACAGCCTGAGTTTCCCCTCTCTGGCCCCTCCTCGTCTTGTGGCCCCCTGCAGAACTCTCCAGGTCATCACCATCGACCTGCTCAGAGGTGTGGCTACCAAAGCCTAGGAGCAGGAAACGAATCCCATGGTGACTCTTGGTGCCTGGCTCCTGGCACGGGGCGGCTGTGGGGCTGTAGCACACTGGACTGCAGGGGACGCACAGATGAGCAGAAAGATGCTGGCGGTAGGTACAGATCAGAGATCATGCTGTTGTTTTCTGCGGGGCAAGCACTTGTTATTCTGGCCTGCCATTTGACCCTTGGAGACTTGGGTGGTTATGGACTCAACCCTTTACTTGCAAGCTGATTGCTTTCTTAACCCAAGCCTGACCTCCCTATCTCCCCATCATCTCACCACTGCCACCAGCATCTACTATGCAGCAGCACCAAGCCTGGGTGTCTTTGTGCAGCGAACACAGCCCTGCCAGGGTGATGCATCCCTGCAAGATAACTTGGGTGCAGAACACTCAACTGCACCTTCCAAGGTGCAAAGTGAGGCGCTCCTGTGTGGAATGTATCCCAACAAGTCTGCTAGGAACCCACAGATACTGCACACAAGCCAGGTGACACAAGGTGCCCAGCAACTGGACACAAGGTGCCCAGCAACTGGTTACAAGGTGTAGCCCAAGGTCCAGtgtgcttcagcagcagcagtgagaaCTACAAACTGCTGCAAGCTGGGTGAACTTCCTGGTCCCTGCAGGAATATACCCACTGCCCGCCCAGCAGAAAGTCTGAGCCTtgaagctgggagcaggaggcaaGGAAAGGGAAGGTGGCTCGTCTGGGGGGAAGGGACGGAGGTGAATACCCACAGGCGCCAACACAGAGCCCATGGAGGAACCCCCCAAGTTGTGTAAAAGCCACAAGGCGGGCTTACCTTATCTAGAACCACCCCATACCGGGATGATGATCAGTAGAGAGTGTCCCTCTGTCACACTGAGCGCAcagtctctcctctctggggtTGAACTGGGATTTTTACCTTCAGTTTCCACCTCTAATTGGTGGTCACTGATTCTGTATTTGGGGATAGTCCGACTTAGAGTTGTACATTTCCCTGCCCTGAGGTAACCGGCTAATGGGATAGTTCTGTGGTAGATGTGATTTGATTTGCACACACCTGCCTATAAACACAGCCATGTTTAAACACACCCTCATACACAGTACACACATAGGACACACGTCTTGCACCCTCTCCCATAAATGCACTTATGTGCATATGCACATTCACCCCGGCACAAATGCAAACacacatttacacacacattgcatatgcaccccctgcccccacacacacatgcctaGGGATGTGTCCCTGGGCACACATGCGTGTGGTGTGCACCGGTCTCACCCATGTACACAGACACAGagcctttgttttctctctttgtttgGCAATGGCAATAAAAAGGGCTGTATCTCAGAGGCTGGGTTggttctcccctcccttcccctttcaGCGCTCCCAGCCAGCAGGGCTCTGCCATCAGCCCACTTTTCCACCACTGCCCGGGAGAGTAATGAGAGAACGGCCCCTGGCCCTGGGCTCAGCCTGGCGTGAGTGGGAGCCCCAAAAGTGAGCAATAAAAGCCATGTTTGAGTTTCTAGCTTGGCAGCAGTTACTATAGCTACAACAGCAGCACCTTGCAGATTGGTTTCCATAAGAGCTTGGTTACTATTTAACATCTCCACCCACATTAGCCCTGATTAAGTGAATCAATAAGATAACAGGAGAGGCAGGTTTCCTCGCCCTCCCTCTCCACAACCCCTCCTGCCTTCACCTCGCTCCTTGtacatatatttattattttacgcATTCTGTTTTCTGGCCCGTGGTTCCTATAGAATTAGTCGACGAGACATGGTCAATGTAATCGCCCAGCTAAGCGCTAAGATGGAGGCTTTGTACGGTGAGTATGTGGGTTACCATCTTCCTTGCTGCGACTCTTGGCTCCGGGCAGTCGTTGCTCGTGGGAACAAATGTCAGGGAAGGTAGGAGGCTATGGGCTGGCAGTGTGTGTGGCAGTTACACTTCTGGGGCCCGATCCTTAGGGCCCTGctcaggcaaactcccactgacttgaagaggagttttgcctgagtgaggacccCCAGGATTTGGGCCTTTATGGACAAGGATTTAGGGGGTAGGGGGAAGGTCTCCGAGCCTGGAAACTGGCATGGAGAAGAGAAGCAGGGTTCTTTCTGGAAATCTCTTCCCTCTGCTTTGCGTGAGGCAGGAGGAATCTGTGCTATTGTCGCGCTCGGAGCAGCGCAGTCCAGCCGGAGGTGTCCCCTCCCTCACAAAACGTCAGCGTGCTCGGGACAGGGCCTGGGTTTCTGTCTGCGGGCCCCGTTGATGTGCCATGTTCATTGCACCAGTGGGAgaacaaatcaaaatgaaagcCGGGCCCTGCTGTGCGTCGGGCAGCGCTTGGGTGGCGTGCAGCAGGTCAGTAACAATGCAGGCTTTCGTCACAACAAGGCCTGGTTTCCCCAATAACAGGCAGAGACAGCTGACCATTGAGAGGGGCTGGTTTGTTAGTATTGCCTAGTGAGAGGATTATAGGCTGCAGGCTTAGCCCACAAGGAGAAAATGGCATGAACGAGGCACACACCAGGAGGTGTGTTATTGGTTAGGAACACCTGGGTTCCATAGGAGGAGCCAAGAAGGCCCTGCATGGCCGGGAGGGTGTGACCCTACTTGTGCACACAAAACAGTTAGGAATGAGCAATTCCACACTATCCCCAGCACCAGGAGACTGTTTTGCTTTGCCAGATGCTAAATGCCAGGAGCTTCACTGTAAATAGAGGGTGATGGTCACTTTCCTCCTTTGGATGCtggtatcattattattattactacccCTTTTTGACCCAAGCGGTGTAGCTAAAATTCAGAGACCTGTggattgtttccattaggagaagAAATTGATGACAGAGTCAGATATTTCTTCAGTGCAgacctgtttatttacaaagaatgtacaacaTTCTGTTaccctgaacacagcaggagCCAAACAACAGAGGACAGTTTCTTtactcacagttccaagcctcagGTCCAAGCCCGCACTCTGCCCAAAAGCTCTTCTCTCTCTTAGCTGTTTCTCAGGATCCCGCTCCCAGGGCTTCTGTGGCTGATTGGATGTGGTTTTGGCTTTCAGCTCCTTCTCTCAGCTTCCCTggtttttcttgctgcttctctcaCACATAGAGACACTCATAGCACTACCAATCAATA from Natator depressus isolate rNatDep1 chromosome 13, rNatDep2.hap1, whole genome shotgun sequence harbors:
- the R3HDML gene encoding peptidase inhibitor R3HDML encodes the protein MTLLHMHLYFTGLVFWIIPKSSSFVLPNATELLYPSSHTQAGLVSGLGVPRSRRKRYISPRDMSALLDYHNQVRAQVSPSAANMEYMVWDERLAKSAEAWAVQCIWDHGPPQLMRYIGQNLSIHSGRYRSVVDLVKSWYYEKQHYSFPYPRECNPSCPSKCSGSVCSHYTQMVWASSNRIGCAINTCTNMNVWGTTWRQAVYLVCNYAIKGNWIGEAPYKVGRPCSACPPSYGGVCSNNMCFTGLKSNKVSWF